A section of the Ranitomeya imitator isolate aRanImi1 chromosome 7, aRanImi1.pri, whole genome shotgun sequence genome encodes:
- the LOC138645508 gene encoding uncharacterized protein: MKGFLCLLLLCLSVSSLELTGPSTNAARLGSDTWVPCLFTVDNPPVDLNHLTIFWYFLDKEILSYNKTVRTNSSRYSLSTEELVTGAANLTISNIRISDGGRYKCSVIYNSERREKRLWLDVGVPPQVTITDKTVVVNEESVLRCSATGFFPIDIEVKWFKGSERLSDVIVDQPQKNPDRTYSVNSTVTITPTEEDREQNFSCRVRHFHLTDPRQVHFQLIYEDRNSAGIITACSVPVVILVIIITGVLWWKLKPRRKAIGPFIVRDIVGPPKLIDGEEAVLCCTVDDAPEDLCVTWLIRRAGQEQEIQMSHRREHSEEEESLLDTSYVIKSKVVGRQYSSSLSFIPHMERHKDVTFICRAVSGHHNDEKAFHCRMIYVKPKLSRSLTRRRVRPGEIKYLLNLEKFYPQNIKIVWMCGVETTGGVVSSTESKSENPDRTYNVSSEIVIPEDQHEDPGFRVRVTWEHESMEEPESRELNIRDSGKPQMSAPIEITMAGSSNVRFSLNLQKFYPKDIKISWCREDKSDKHVISAVESIRARDEDLTYEVTSVVWIAKYLFRDPEMKIIVEWKHERTETSETRSLSVRDFPWRPHVGSISVPELEDGKSAALTCAISGYFPDLLSVNWFTKKDGNVTALPRTSANSDVNYKFSNKEMIQADNTYSCEASVTFTPIISSHQGSEIICRVEHPSTESPIERSTAPLHIGERIYG; the protein is encoded by the exons TGTCGTCACTAGAGCTGACCGGACCATCCACAAATGCTGCCAGGCTGGGATCTGACACTTGGGTTCCTTGTTTGTTCACAGTGGACAATCCTCCTGTAGATCTCAATCATCTCACAATATTCTGGTACTTTCTAGATAAGGAAATCCTGAGCTATAACAAAACTGTGAGGACAAATTCTTCTAGATATTCCCTGAGCACAGAAGAATTAGTAACCGGGGCAGCTAATCTGACTATTTCTAATATAAGAATATCTGATGGTGGAAGATACAAGTGCTCAGTGATCTATAACTCGGAGAGGAGGGAGAAGAGGCTCTGGTTGGACGTTGGAG TTCCTCCACAGGTGACAATCACAGATAAAACAGTTGTAGTGAACGAGGAGAGTGTCCTGCGCTGCTCCGCCACTGGATTCTTCCCCATAGACATTGAGGTTAAATGGTTCAAGGGCTCAGAGAGGCTGAGCGATGTAATTGTGGATCAACCTCAGAAGAACCCGGACAGAACCTACAGTGTGAACAGCACCGTGACCATCACACCCACTGAGGAGGACCGAGAGCAGAACTTCTCATGTAGGGTCCGACATTTTCATCTTACTGATCCTCGCCAAGTACACTTCCAGCTAATATATGAGG ACAGAAACTCGGCCGGGATCATTACCGCCTGTTCAGTTCCTGTGGTTATACTGGTAATTATCATCACTGGTGTTCTGTGGTGGAAACTAAAACCGAGGAGaaaag CTATTGGTCCATTCATAGTACGGGACATTGTGGGACCTCCTAAGCTGATTGATGGAGAGGAGGCCGTCCTGTGCTGCACAGTGGATGACGCCCCCGAGGATCTGTGTGTGACCTGGCTGATAAGAAGAGCTGGACAGGAGCAGGAGATCCAGATGTCTCACAGGAGAGAACATTCAGAAGAAGAGGAGAGTTTACTGGATACATCCTATGTGATCAAATCAAAAGTGGTGGGACGTCAGTATTCATCATCACTGAGCTTCATACCCCATATGGAGAGACATAAGGATGTGACCTTCATCTGTAGAGCGGTCTCTGGTCACCATAATGATGAGAAGGCGTTTCACTGCAGGATGATTTATG TAAAACCCAAACTGTCTAGGTCACTAACAAGAAGACGAGTGAGACCTGGAGAAATAAAGTATTTACTCAACTTGGAGAAATTTTATCCACAAAATATCAAGATTGTCTGGATGTGTGGGGTGGAAACGACAGGAGGGGTCGTATCATCCACCGAATCCAAATCCGAGAATCCTGACAGAACCTACAACGTCTCCAGTGAGATCGTTATTCCTGAGGATCAACACGAGGATCCAGGATTCAGAGTACGAGTGACCTGGGAACATGAATCTATGGAGGAACCAGAATCCCGGGAGCTGAATATCCGAGACTCAG GTAAACCCCAGATGTCGGCCCCGATAGAGATCACCATGGCAGGTTCATCTAATGTTCGGTTCTCTCTGAATCTACAGAAGTTTTATCCTAAAGATATAAAAATCTCCTGGTGTAGAGAAGATAAGTCTGATAAACATGTAATATCAGCTGTGGAGTCAATCCGTGCACGGGACGAGGATCTCACATACGAGGTCACCAGTGTCGTCTGGATTGCTAAATATTTATTCAGAGATCCAGAGATGAAAATCATTGTAGAGTGGAAACACGAGAGGACGGAGACATCAGAGACGAGATCACTGAGTGTCAGAG ATTTTCCTTGGCGTCCACACGTTGGATCTATCAGTGTCCCTGAGCTGGAAGATGGTAAATCAGCCGCACTGACCTGTGCTATCTCCGGATATTTCCCAGATCTTCTATCTGTGAATTGGTTCACAAAGAAGGACGGAAATGTGACCGCTTTGCCCAGAACATCAGCAAATTCGGATGTAAATTACAAGTTCTCAAATAAGGAGATGATACAGGCAGATAACACTTATTCCTGTGAAGCGTCAGTGACTTTTACCCCAATAATAAGTTCACACCAAGGATCAGAAATCATCTGCAGAGTGGAGCATCCCAGCACGGAGAGTCCCATAGAGCGGAGCACCGCACCCCTACACATCGGTGAGAGAATATATGGATGA